GCGCGTTCGCCATCGCCATTGGGCTCGGCGATGGTGATGCCGCGCACTTCGATGCCCTCGCCGCGCAGCCAACGTGCCGACCGGACGCGGACGTCGAGGTGCGTATAGTGTTTGCGCAGCAGGCCCTCGATGTGGCTGCGAATGCCTTCGTCGAAGCCGAAGTAGAGATAGCCACCGACGGCCAAGGCCACGACCGCGCCAACGAAGACCGCCGTCTTGCAGAGTTTCCAGCAATGATCGAACCAGCAGTGCATCAGTCGCCTCCGCTCGTCGAGGCGAAACGACCACGGCCGCACAAGTGCACGGCCGCCGCGGCGGCGACGACGGCCAGCGGCAGCATCGCCGGTTCGCGATAGCGCAGCGAACTGACGAAGACCACGTGCAGGGCCGTGAAATAACAGGCCGGCAGCCAGCAGAGCAGCACCAGGCGCGGCTCGAAGGTGCCCGCGAGCCGCACACCGCGCAGCGCGAGCACGCCGCCGACGATCGCCAGCGCGATCACCGGCAAGTATCCGGCCATCACGCCCAGCCGCAAGGACCAGCTGCGAAACTCGGCCTCGTTGGGCCAGATGTTCCACAACCGCGCGAACTTGAGCGCGGCCAACTCGACGACCCGCCGCGGATGCGCGACGGCCCACGCGACCGCTTCGTCGCGCAAGCGGCGATCGATGCGGTATTCCAGCGGCTCGGCGCCGGCCGCCTGCGCGCGCACCTGGCGGGCCACCTCCTCGGCCCATTGCAAGTCGCTCGCGCCGGTGGCGTGTGGACTGAGGCCGTCGTACAAGCTCGCGCCAACCTGCAGCGTCGTCGGCACGAAATGCCCTACCACCTGGTAATTGCGATACCACCACGGCGCCATCACGACGACCATGCCGGCGACGGCCGCAACGGCGCGGACCAGCGACCCGCGATTGCGCCCCGTCAACACTTCGGCCACGGCCCAGGCGGGCGTGAACAAGAGCCAACTCGGGCGCACCAAGGTCGCCAATCCGCCGACGGCCCCGGCCAGCAGGCTGTTGATGGCCGGAAACGCGTGGCCGCTCCCGCGCCAGGCCTGCTTGGTCAGCAGCAGTTGCACGACCAGCAGCGGGCAGAATGCCGCTTCGCTGAGCAGGAACACGCTCATCGCAATCGCACCGGGATACAAGGCCACGACCAGCGCCGCGAGCACACCCGTCACGATGCCGCCGGCGCTCCGGCCGAGGAAATACGTCAACAGCGCGGTGATCGCCCCCAGGGTCGCGCCGGCATAGCGTGCCCTCAGCGTGCGCTGGGTGAACCAGTAGTCGTCGTCACCGATCAGCGTGAACCAGCCGGCCAGCAAGGCCGGATATCCGGGCGTGCGAAAGATGCGGGCGTCGGGGCCGCCATAGGCGTACGGTTCGCAGCGGTAGATGCGCTGCGCGAGATACCAGTACGACGCGCTGTCGCCGAATTGAAACGGCGCATCGCGATCGCCGGCCTGCCATTGATGCCACAGCCGTTCGTCGATCACCCGCGCCGCAACGAACCTTACGCCCAGCGCGAGCACGATCGCGCCGCACATGAAGAGCAGCAACACGGTTTCCAACCAGGGCCGCTTGCGCATCCGGGCGGGGTCCCAGGTTTCGCGGTTCAATTTCAAGCTACGAGCAAGCCTATCCCGGTACGGCGCGGCGAGATACGACGCCGCCGCCGCGACAAAAGCGGGGCATCGTACGCAGGCCGAAAATCCAAGGTCAAGGCGGGTGAGAGGCTCACCCTGGCCGAGCCAAGCGAGGGCGCCGACCGAGTGAGTCGCGCATGATGCGTCGCGCTGCGCTGTTCGCACTGATGGGCAGACCTGGCAAACCAGGAAGACGGCAGCGAAGACACCGACTTTGCGCCCAACCGCTTGTCAGCATTTGGTTTACTTGACGCAGTCGGCAACTATACTGCTAGCTTTTGTCGAGCTGGCCCGGGAGAGCTTGAGGAGTCGGGCCGGGCTCGTTCTGCCGCACGCCGCCCTTTGGGGAGCCGCAATCCAATGCATGCACGCTGGCTGTTCGTTTGTAGCTGTCTGGCCCTGATCACCTCGGCCTTTACCTTCATCATTCGCGGCGACGTGCTTCAGGACCTGGGCAACTTCTTCCAGTTCAGCCAGCAGCAAAAGGGTTCGATCGGCGACGGGGCCTTCCTGGGCATGGCCGTCTCGATGCTCGGCGGCGCGTTTATCTGCGACTACCTGGGCATGAAGCGGATCCTGTTCCTGGCCCTGTTCTCGCACGTCGCTTCGACCTTGGGCGTGCTGGCGATGGCGGTCGGCGGCGAGCCCTACTTCTCCGATCCCCAGACGAATCTCTGGGTGCTCTACGGGCTGTTCTTCCTGCAAGGCTGCGGCAACGGTTTTACCGAGGTGGCGATCAATCCGCTCGTGGCCACGCTCTATCCGCGCGACAAGACGCACTTTCTCAACATCCTGCACGCCTGGTGGCCGGGCGGTTTGATCCTCGGTGGTTTGCTGGCCCTGTACGTCGGGCGCGGCATCGACTTGGGCTTCTTCGCCGTCGACGGGATGAACGTCGACTGGCAAACGAAGATGTGCCTGATCCTGCTGCCGGCGGCGCTGTACGGCCTGATGCTGATTCCCAGCAAGTTTCCGCAAACCGAGGCCGTGCAGTCGGGCGTTTCGCTCGGCCAGATGTTCATGGAGATCTTTCGGCCGCTGTTCTTGATCTGGGCCTTCTGCATGCTGCTCACCGCGGCCACCGAGCTGGGCCCCCAGCAGTGGCAAGAATCGGTCATGACGAGCGTCACCGGCGGCAACGTCTCGGGCACGTTGATTCTGGTCTACACGTCGACCTTGATGTTCATCTTGCGACACTTCGCCGGGCCGATTGCGCACCGCATCTCGCCGATCGGCCTGCTGCTGGTCTCCTCGGTACTGGCCGGGACAGGGTTGTACCTGCTCAGTTTTGCGAACAGCACGGCCACGGCGTTCGGCTATGCCACGCTGTTCGGGCTGGGCATCGCCTACTTCTGGCCGACGATGCTGGGCGTGACGGCCGAGCGTTTCCCGCGCGGCGGCGCCTTGGCGCTCGCGCTGATGGGCTGCGTGGGCAACCTGTCGATCTCGCAGATCCTGCCGCAGATGGGCCGGTTCGTCGATCACTACGCCGTGGCCGAGCTCGACAAGTCCGGCGGCCAGGCGACGGAATTCATCAAGGGCACACCTCCGAATCGCGCGGTCGATACCGACAAGCTGATGGCGCTCGAAGGCCAGATCATGGATCAACTGGTCACGATTCAGAAGCAGCAGCCCGACGTGGCGGCGCAAATCGTGGCCAATCCGCGCGTCGAGAAACAATTGGCGCATGTCGCCGCCGAGGAAAAGCCCGATACCGGTAGCCTGAAGGTCAAGGCCCTGGCTCAAGGCGCGCTCAATCTGGGCGAGATCGACAAGCTGGCCCCCGGCAATCCACAGGTCGCCGAGCTCGATCAACAGCTCAAACAACGCCAGCCGGTGCGGGCAGCCGAAGCGGTCGGTTTTTCGATGGCCTTCCGCTGGGTCAGCGCGCTGCCCTTGGTGCTGATCGTGATCTTCGGCGCGATCCTGCTCTACGACCTCTCACGCGGCGGCTACAAGGCCGAAGTACTCACGGGCACCGACGAAGCCCACTGACGCAGCTTGCGTCCAACCACACCACAACTCGCCGCGCGACGCGATCGCGCACCTACTAGGTGCACAACATAAACAGTTCTGACCTGCTCCGTAGAAAACCCTGCTACGTCTGAGGATCATCACGTTCAGCGTGATCGCTCGCAGGCAGAGTTCGCGGCACTGGGAATGATAACGTCGCGCCCGCAGCGCCGAACCCAGCAGCCGCTTGAGCATACTGTTGACGGTCTCGACCTGCCAGCGTTGCGTGTAGCGCGTGAGATATAACCAGCGTGCCATTCGCCTGCGCCAAAAGCCGCTCGGCGGCTTCGCGGTCGGCCGGCCGATCTTCGCGGGAATGAACGTGTTCACGCCGCACTCCTCACGGGCATACTCATGCACGTGCTCGGCATCGTAACCGGCATCGGCCACGAGTGTGGTGATCGCAATCCGCGAGAGCGCGTCGTCGAGCGCCGCGTGGAAGTGCGGCACA
This region of Pirellulales bacterium genomic DNA includes:
- a CDS encoding glycosyltransferase family 39 protein; translated protein: MKLNRETWDPARMRKRPWLETVLLLFMCGAIVLALGVRFVAARVIDERLWHQWQAGDRDAPFQFGDSASYWYLAQRIYRCEPYAYGGPDARIFRTPGYPALLAGWFTLIGDDDYWFTQRTLRARYAGATLGAITALLTYFLGRSAGGIVTGVLAALVVALYPGAIAMSVFLLSEAAFCPLLVVQLLLTKQAWRGSGHAFPAINSLLAGAVGGLATLVRPSWLLFTPAWAVAEVLTGRNRGSLVRAVAAVAGMVVVMAPWWYRNYQVVGHFVPTTLQVGASLYDGLSPHATGASDLQWAEEVARQVRAQAAGAEPLEYRIDRRLRDEAVAWAVAHPRRVVELAALKFARLWNIWPNEAEFRSWSLRLGVMAGYLPVIALAIVGGVLALRGVRLAGTFEPRLVLLCWLPACYFTALHVVFVSSLRYREPAMLPLAVVAAAAAVHLCGRGRFASTSGGD
- a CDS encoding MFS transporter, whose product is MHARWLFVCSCLALITSAFTFIIRGDVLQDLGNFFQFSQQQKGSIGDGAFLGMAVSMLGGAFICDYLGMKRILFLALFSHVASTLGVLAMAVGGEPYFSDPQTNLWVLYGLFFLQGCGNGFTEVAINPLVATLYPRDKTHFLNILHAWWPGGLILGGLLALYVGRGIDLGFFAVDGMNVDWQTKMCLILLPAALYGLMLIPSKFPQTEAVQSGVSLGQMFMEIFRPLFLIWAFCMLLTAATELGPQQWQESVMTSVTGGNVSGTLILVYTSTLMFILRHFAGPIAHRISPIGLLLVSSVLAGTGLYLLSFANSTATAFGYATLFGLGIAYFWPTMLGVTAERFPRGGALALALMGCVGNLSISQILPQMGRFVDHYAVAELDKSGGQATEFIKGTPPNRAVDTDKLMALEGQIMDQLVTIQKQQPDVAAQIVANPRVEKQLAHVAAEEKPDTGSLKVKALAQGALNLGEIDKLAPGNPQVAELDQQLKQRQPVRAAEAVGFSMAFRWVSALPLVLIVIFGAILLYDLSRGGYKAEVLTGTDEAH